TGGGCGTCGCCATCGACTCGATCGCCGACATGGAGACGCTGCTCGACGGCATTCCCTTGGATCGCGTCACGATCTCGATGACCATCAACGCCCCGGCGACGATTCTGCTGGCACTGCTTCTCGCCGTCGCGCGGCGCCGCGGCATCCCCTATCGCGCGCTCGGCGGAACGATCCAGAACGACGTCCTCAAAGAATATGTCGCGCGCGGAACGTATATCTATCCTCCGGTGCCGTCGCTTCGTCTCGTGACGGACGCCATGAGTTATTGCGCGCGCGAAGTACCGCAATGGAACCCGATATCGATCTCGGGATATCACATTCGCGAGGCCGGCTCGACGGCGGTCGAAGAGATCGCTTTCACGCTCTCCAACGGCAAGGCGTACCTGCAGGCGGCGCGCGAGGCGGGCATCGCGCTCGAATCGGTCGCTCCCCGCATCTCCTTTTTCTGGAACGCGCACAACGACTTCTTCGAGGAAGTCGCAAAGTTCCGCGCAGCGCGGTATCTTTGGGCCTACATCGTCCGCGACGAGTTCGGCTGCGCGGACGCTGCATCGCAGCGCCTGCGCTTCCACACGCAGACGGGCGGGTCGACGCTCACGGCGCAGGAACCCGACAACAACGTCGTGCGGGTAGCGCTCCAGGCGCTCGCCGCGGTTCTTGGCGGTACGCAATCGCTGCATACCAATGGGAAAGACGAGGCCTTCGCGCTCCCGACACAGGAGAGTGCGAAGGTGGCGCTCAGAACGCAGCAGATCATCGCCTACGAGAGCGGCGTCGCCGACGTCGTCGACCCGCTGGCCGGCTCCTACTACGTCGAATCGCTCACCAGCGCATTGATCGAGAAAGCGCGGGCCCTCGTCGCTGAGGTCGACGCTCTCGGCGGCGCGGTCGCCGCGATCGAGAGCGGCTGGATGCAGCGCCGCATCGCCGATTCCGCCTACGCCGCGCAGCAGGCGATCGAGCGCGGTGACGCGCGCGTCGTAGGCGTGAACCTCTTTGCCGAAGACGCGTCGTCGCCGCCTCCGCCCCTGCAACGCATCGACGAACGCGTCGAACGAGAGCAGATCGAGCGTTTGCGCGCCTTCCGGGCATCGCGCGACGCGACGCAGGTTCGAGCACGCCTCGAAGAGCTGCGGCGCGCCGCAGGCGTACGCGAAAACCTCATGCCGCACTTCGTGGAGGCAGTGGATGCGGGCGCGACGCTCGGCGAGATCAGCAACGAGCTGCGTGACGTCTTCGGCACGTATCGCTCCAACGAGGGTTTCGGGTGACGGGCTCGTGGCCGATCGACCATATCGCAATCGTCGCGGACGACCTCGACGCAACGATCGCACTCTACACCAAGCGCCTCGGCTTTCGGCAGCTCTACCGGGAGATCGTCGCTGATCAAGGCGTCGAAGCTGCGGGCTTGCAAGCCGGTGAGTCGGTCATCGAGTTACTGCGCGCGCTCGACGAACACTCGGCCATTGCGCGCTACCGCGGCGACGCGCCGACAAAACTGCACCACGTCGCCTACCGCGTCGAGAACCTCGAAAGCACGCTCGCCGAACTGAAAGCGAACGGCATTCGCCTCATCGACGAATCGCCGAGGCGCGGCGCTCAAGGAAAGCGCATCGCCTTCCTCCACCCAGCATCGACGGCCGGCGTGTTGATCGAGCTCTGCGAGCCCGAATGAGTTTGAGGCTGCCCGAATGACGGCGGGCGACTGACCCTTCTTCAGTTCCTCAGCGAATCGAGCGAACGGTGCGCCGCACGAATACGGGCTGGAACGCAAAGCGCTCCATCATCGCTTTGGTGGGAACGCGTACGCGATCCGCCAGCCGCAACATCTGCAAGACCTTGATATGCCACCAGGTCATGTCGATCTCGAACCACGCAAGCCCATGGCGCGCGGAGAACGGGAACGCATGATGGTTGTTGTGCCAGCCTTCCCCGAACGAGACCAAGGCGACCCACCAGGAGTTCGTCGACCGGTCATCGGTCTTGTAGGTCCGATAGCCTGCCCAGTGCGACGCGCTGTTCACGAACCACGTCGTGTGATACGTGTACACCAGGCGTACGAAGACGCCCCAGAATACCCACGACCATCCCCCGATCGCGAGCAACACGAGCGCGAGGGCCACTTGCAGCGGAACCGACAGGTACGAAAGCGCTCGGTAGTATGGATCGGCGACCAAATCGGGACAATGGCGCGCGCGCTCCTCTTTCGACGGAACGTAACGGTTCTTCACGATGAGCCACTTGATGTGCGCCCACGTGAACCCGCGACGCGTCGTATGCGGATCGCCCGCGTGATCGGAGTGGGCGTGATGGACGCGATGCGTCGCCACCCACTCGATGGGCGCTCCTTGCATCGCGAGCGTCCCGACGGTCGCGACGATATGTTCCAGAGGCCATCGCAAGCGTAAGCTGCGATGGGTGAGCGTTCGATGGTAGCCGAGCGTCACGCCGATCGCGCCGGTCACATACGCGAGGACGGCGGCGGCGGCGACCGCCTGCCACGAGAAGAATGCCGGAATGACGGCCAGGAGCGCGCAGACGTGAATTGCCGCAAGCGCTACGCCGTTCGTCCAGTTGGGCCTGCGAGCCCAGAGGCGTCGCTTTGCAAGTTGCATGGAGATTTATGGTCTATTCCCCGAAAGAAGCGGAAATCATCTCCCCACGACGTCGGGAGCGAGGCCAACCTCGATTTTCGTCTCGAAGGTACGGTCCCACGGCAGCGTGATGCGCATGGCCGCTATATGATATCCGGGATATAATTGCGTTAAGATTCCTTGCGCGTCATTCCAGAGCAAGGCCCGATTCTCTTGGGCGACGGCTGCAGCGCTCGGCGGCAAGAGCAGCATACGGTCGATATTCTGCGCTTTGAGCTGCGCATTCAATAGAGGCCGCACCTCGACGTGATAGGCGTAATCGTCGGTAAACCGCATGAAGGTGAACTCCTTGTGCGCCAAGGCATCGTACCTTCCCGAGCGCCGGCCGACGCCTGCGGCGACCGCCTCGGCAAGCGCCGTTCCTACCGTATTGGCATTGGTGTTCCAAGAGGCATACGCGTCGAGCCGCCTGGCGACGCCATCGGCGAGAATGCGCCGGGCGAAGGCGCCCTGATCGGCATATCCAGGGTTCCCTCCGCCCTCCAGAAACGTGATGTCTGCGAGTGCGACGGAACGCCCTGCCGTTTCGTCGGCACGCATCGCGCTCACGAAAGCATCGTCCTGCACCGCCGAGGTCGCGGGAACGCGCACGTAAAGCACGATCTCGGGGTTTTCGTCGGTCTCGACGCCTCCGCAAAGCGCGATGAGCCGTGCGATCGCCACGGAAACGGGAGCATACTCGAGCGGGTCCTGAGCGAGCGCTCCTCCGGGCGTGGAGTAACGCACCGCAACACGCGGCTGCCAGTGGACGCTGCGCGCCAGGGCGTGCGCGACGAGGGCCATTCCCAGCTCGTCGGCGCCGGGCTCGATCGCGACCCGCTGCGCAGCGTTGTCGGAGGCGATGTCGCCTTCAAGCGCTACACGATCCGGGACGTCGATGCCGATCGGTCCGGCATCGTCCTGACCGAGCACGAGCAGATCGAGCGCCGAAGAAGGCGCAGCAGCCTTCGCCACCCACAATCGGTCAACGGCGAGATCGCGCGCGCGATCCGCCACGTACTCGTCGAATGCAGAGCCGGCTAGCGCGCGGAGCTGCTCGGCACGCGCCTGCTCGTCGGGCAAGAGCGGATCGTGGAGCTTGGCGTACTTCCACAAGTACTGCCACGTCGCACCCGATGCAAAATACGGCTGCCCGGGCCCGATTGCCGGTATTCCCGTCGGCGCGAGCCGCATGATGGTGCCGAAGGCGGCAAACCACGCTTTGGGCCGACGATCGCGCAGCCGTATGACGTCGCGCACGCGATAGTAGGCGTCGTCGTAGGTCGTGCCGGGAACCCGCGATGCGAGAAGCCCTCCGTAGACGAGCATGTCGGTAGAGAGCACGTACGCGCTCGCGTTGCGCGGCGCGCGCGCGTTCAGCCAAGCGACGATTGCGTCCGGGGAGCCTGGCTCCAAGTAATGGCCGAGCAGCGCATGCGGCGGCGTGACGACGCTGCGCCCGGCGATGCGCCCAAGCAACACCGGAAGCTGCAGCGTCACCGGCCGGTCGTCCATCGAGACGAAGACGATCGGGCCGCCCGGCGTCGCAGCGGCCGGCCCAGCCGAGAGCGCAAGCGCGGCCATCAACGCGAGCGCGAACTTCACAACGCCTCACGCAGCCGGCCGCGTGCGCGCTCGAGCGTGCGACGCGCCGTCGCGGCATCGACGCCGTGACGCGCCATCACGACGGCAACTTTGACGCTCCCGTCACACGCGGCGAGGAGCGTCGCGGCGCGCGCCTCGTCGACGCCGGCGATACGGCAGACGAGCCGTCGCGCGCGTTCCGAGAGCTTGCGGTTGGAGGCGACGACGTCGACCATGAGATTCCCGTACACTCTGCCGAGCAGGACCATCGCGGCGGTGGAGATCGCGTTCAGCACGACCTTCTGCGCCGTCCCCGCACGCATCCGCGTCGAGCCGGCGACCGGCTCGGCTCCCGTGTGAAGCACGATTGCGCGCTGCGCGGCGGCAGCAAGCGCGGACCGGTCGGTGTTGACGATTGCAACCGTGAATGCGCCGCGCGCACCCGCGGCCGTCACCGCTGCGATCACGAAGGACGCACCGCCGGCGGCAGAGAGCCCGATCACCACATCGCCCGCATCGACGTCGCGCACAGCCTCTTCGCCTGCCCGCGCATCGTCTTCCGCGCCCTCGACCGCCCGCACGAGTGCGCTCGCTCCACCGGCGAGGTGCGCTCGGACGAGCCCGGGCTCAACCCCGAACGTCGGCGGCATCTCCGCAGCATCGAGCATCGCCAGCCTTCCGCTCGTTCCGGCCCCGACGTAGTGCAGCCGACCGCCGTCCTCCAAACGGCGAACGATCTCGTCGACGACGCCTGCAATTTCGTGCCGCCGCGCGAAGACCGCCTCGACGGCACCGCGTTGCGCTTCAATCAAGAGTGTGACGAGCGCGTCGGAGGAGAGAGCGTCGAGATCGGTACTGCGCTCGTCGACGGCCTCCGTCTCGGGAAGGTCGTCGCTTAGCACTCTGCCTCGACGCGCGCGAGCAGCGCGCTCAACTCGTACGGAGCGATGGAGCCGAGCGCGACCGGCGTGCGCGCTCCCGTCGCGCGAGGAACGTTCGCGCAACGCCCACGTAGCGTTTCGTAGCCGAGCACGGCGAACGCGACGGCTTCCTTTGCATCCGGCGAGATGCCCATCGCATCCGAGCGTTCGACGCGCGAGCCGGAAAGCCGCGCCGCAAGGCGCGCCAGCAACGCTGGATTGTTCGCACCCCCGCCCGAGACGATCACGCGCGCGCGCGGCGGCGCGTACGCCGCTATGTCGTGGGCAACGGTCGTCGCGGTGAGCTCCGTGAGGGTAGCGGCCGCGTCCTCCGTCGAGAGGTGCTCGAGCGCGCGATGCGCCGCGAGAAAGTGCTCCCCGAAGCGCTCGCGCCCCGTGCTCTTCGGCGGCGGTAGAGCGAAGTACGGATCCGCCAGCATCGCCGCGAGCGTACCTTCGTCGACGCGTCCTCGCGCTGCGAGTGCGCCGTCTTCGTCGAAGCGCTCGGTGCCATGCGTGCGCGCTCGCACGAGCGCGTCGACCAGCATGTTGCCGGGGCCCGTATCGAATGCAACGATCTCCTCGCTTCCCTTCGGCAGGACCGTGATGTTCGCAATGCCGCCGACATTCAACGCCACGCGATCTTCGTTCTCACTCTGGAAGAGGAGCGCATCCACATACGGGACGAGCGGGGCGCCATGACCGCCCGCCGCGCAATCCGCGCTGCGAAAATCGTAGCAAACGCTCGCACGGACGGCTTCGCGGATTGCAAAGGCGTCGCCGAGCTGCAGCGTGATCCCGCGGCCGCCGTCGTGAAAGACGGTCTGCCCGTGTGAGGCCACGTAGTCGGCGCGCTCCCCGTTCAAAACCGCGCACGCCGCCCGCCCGAAGGCCTCGCCGAGGCGATGATGGAGCTCGGCGGCCTCGGCAAAGCTTCCGCGGTTCGGCGGAAGCGCGCGCGCGAGCGCGGTGAAGAGATCGTCGTCGAAGGCATGGGTCGCGAATCGCATGACTTCAATTGTGTAGCGCGCGCCGCGCGGGTGAATCCGCACGAGAGCCGTGTCGATGCCGTCGAGCGACGTGCCGCTCATCACTCCGACGGCGATCACGACAGCTCCGACGCTGCGGTTTCGCAGAAGGCGGCACGAAGATCGCGGGTATCGTTGCGACCGAAGTAGACGCCGTTCGTCAGCAAGACGCATTGGAGGTCGCGCTGCGGGTCCGCCCACACGCACGTGCCGACGAAGCCCGTGTGGCCGAAGCTCCTCGGCGAGAAGAGCCGTCCGCAGGAGTTCTCGTCGGTCGTCTTGAGAGCCCAGCCGAGGCCGCGCCGCAACACGGGATCCCATGCTTGCTCGCACGTTGCCTCCGCTACCATCGAAGGCGGCAGCAGGCTGCTGGAACGGCCACGAAGCGGGCCGAGATAGGCTTCCGCCAGCCACGCGACGTCCGCCGCGCTTGCAAAGAGACCGGCGTGTCCGGCCACGCCGCCCATGAGATATGCCTTCTCGTCGTGGACATAGCCCTGAACGCGTCCGCGCCAGCCGTCGTCTTCAGTCGCGGGTATCGACCCACGCTCGCCCGCGCTCGGGCGGAAGGCCAGGTTCGGCCGCGCGAACGCGTGCGCGACGACCGACGCGAGCGAGCGTCGGTGGAGGCGTTCGAGCAGCATCCCAACAGCGATGAATCCGAGGTCGCTGTAGATCACCCGCTCGCCGGGCCGCGCCGAGAGCGGCTCGCGAATCGTAAACTCTTCGACGTTGTGGTCGAGCAGGAGGCGGTAATCCGCGCCGGAGTTCATGCCGGAGTCGTGTGCCAGCAGCATGCGCAGCGTGATCGCGGCATGCGGCGTTTCGCGCCACTCGGGAAAGAGGTCCTGGAGACTTGCGTCGAGAGCGATGCGCTCGTCGGAGACGGCGCGCAGCGCCAAGGTCGCCGTGAAAAGCTTCGTCAGCGACGCAAGGTCGAAGCGCGTGTCGGCAAAAACCGCCCGCGCTTGCGCGTCCGTTCGCGTAACGCCGTACGCGCGCTCGAAGCGCAGCCGCCCGGCATGCTCGATTCGCGCCACGGCCGCCGTGAACGCGGTGCCGCACGCCTCACGCAGCAGCGCGTCGACCCCAGCGAACGCCCGGCTCATATCGGCAGCGGCGGCTGCAGCTGCGAGCGCAGTCTTTTGAGCCGCCCCGACGCCTCTTGCAGGCGCTCGAGCGCGAGATCCCCGTCTTTCACCGCGCGCACGACCCGCTGCGCGATGGTAACGGCGAGCGTCGGATCGTGGCTCACCGTGACCGCGTCGGCCCCGGCACGCAGCGCGCGCCACGCCCCCTCGGCGCTTCCGTACTCGTTCGCGATGGCTGCCATCTGCAGGCAATCGGTGAAGCAAACGCCGCCGAACCCGAACTCCTCGCGCAGCAAGGTCGTGAGGATGCGCGGCGAGAGCGTCGCCGGATACTCGGAATCGAGCGCGGCAACGACGACGTGAGCCGTCATCATCGCCCGAGCGCTCGACGCGACCGCTGCGAACGGAACGAGATCGCGCGACCGCAGCGTGCTCTCGTCGAGTGCGATGACGGGCAAGCCATGATGTGAATCGGTCGCCGTCGCTCCGTGCCCGGGAAAGTGCTTGTACGTTGCCACGACTCCGCCGCTCTCGAGTCCGCGGGCGAACGCGCGCGCCGATTCGGTGACGACGTGCGGATCCGAGCCGAACGAACGATCTCCGATGACGGTATTCCTCGGATCGACCGCAAGATCCAAGACAGGCGCGAAGTCGAGATTGCACCCCGCACGGCGAAGGTCGTCGGCGCAGCGGGCGCCGATTCGCTCAGCCCGCGCCGCATCGCCACCGATCTCCGCGGCCGAAGGCATCGGCGCGACGCCTTCGCGCAAGCGCATGACGCGGCCGCCCTCTTGATCGATCGCCAGAATCGGCGCGAGATCGTACCGGGCGCGCAACCGGTCGGTCAGCGCTCGAAGCGCACGGAGCGACTCGGTGTTACGATCGAAGAAAATGAAGCCGCCGAACGGGTAGGCGCTCCAGCGCGCGTCGCACGCGTCCTCTTCACGCACGCCCGTCACGACGACCGACGCAGCGAGGTCCGATAACGAGGCGCTCACGGAATCGCCGCTCCGCTCGTCGCATCGAATCGCCGTACGTGATCTGCCGGAAAGTGCAGCGCAACCACGTCTCCGCGCGCATAGGTACGCTCGACCGGAACGCGAGCAGAGACGAGGCCGCGATTCGTTCGCACGTGCACGTACGCATCGGCACCGACGGATTCCCAGCGCTCGACCGGGCCGCGTAGCGAGCCGTCCGCCACGACGCACACCCGCTCGGGACGAATTCCCACGATCCATGAGCCGTCGCGCAAGACGTTCATCGGCGGAACGCCCACAGCGGATGCCGCTCGCAGCGTTGCAGGCGCATCGTAAACGCGTTGCGGCGGACCGCAGTCCTCGAGATGCCCGTCGACCAAAACCGCCAGCACGTCGGCGATCATCATCGCCTCGGCGTGGTCGTGCGTCACGTAGACCACGGGGCCGCCGAAGCGACCGCGCAGATCGCGCATCGCGTCGCGAACGCGCCCCCGCAGCGCTGGGTCGAGATGTGCCAGCGGCTCGTCCAGCAAGAGCGCGAGCGGATCGGAAAGAAGCGCGCGTGCGAGCGAGACGCGTTGCCGCTCGCCACCGGAGAGTTCCCGCGGCCTTCGTTCCAGGTGGACCTCGACGTGCAGAGCGACCGCAATCTGCTCGACGCGCGAGGGGGGAGCACCGCGACGCAACGCAAACGCAAGATTCTCGCGCACGCTCATCGTCGGAAAGAGCGCGTCGTCTTGAAACACTAACGCGATGCGCCGCAGCCGGGCGGGGAGAGCATCCAGCGCACTGCCGTCGAGTACGACCTCGCCGCGCTGTGCCGCGAGCAAACCGGCAACCACGCGAAGCAGCGTGCTCTTCCCGGCTCCCGAAGGTCCCACGACCGCCAGCGTCGATCCCGCGGCGACGGAGAAGCTCACGCCGTCGAGTGCGGCGCGCGCGCGCGGCGCGCGCGCGTATGCGAATGCGAGATCCGCAACGTATAGGCCGGGCTCGCAGGGACTAGCGAATGGTGATGATCTGTGCCACGATTCGGCCTTGGATGACGCTCGCGTCGATTTCAACGTAGCGTCCCGGCCGAATGTCTGTAATCGTCGCGTAGCCGCCGGGCGTGTCGATGTCCGTGCTCGGCGTGACCACGACAGTCCGGACTCCCTCGCCGGTCCGAACGACGATGATCGCGTTCATATAGTCTACGCTGACGACCCGTCCTGAGACGTGCGCCTCGTGCGGACTCCGGTCGCTGCGAGCGACCGCGGGCAGGAGCGGAACGACCGCTGCGAGCAGGCAGGCGGCAAAGATGCGGCGGGTCATGATCCAATTCGCGTAACGTAGCAGAGCAAGCATTCGTTTCACGTGCCATCCGGAGAACCTTCCAGCTCGGACGCGTACTCCCGCCGCGCGACGGCCGCATCCGAACCTCCCGCGCGAACGCGCTCGACGAGCGCGCGCAGGCGTCGCACGGAAGCGTCATCCGCGCGTCTTCCGGCGAGGACGAGGCGCAGCGCGAGCACGGCGAGCTGGGGCGTACGTGGCCCGAGCACGCGCATCCCCTCATAAAACGGGCGCGCGGCGTCGTTCGGCGGCGGATGCGCCAGCAGAGACGTGACGAGCCCGGGCAGAGAGCCGTCAGGGTCGAGAAGCTGCGCGTCGATCAGCGCGGCGGCCTTACCGCCGGGCAGTAACGATGACACGGAAACCCGTCGGCTCGACCGCGTACAGGTTGGTTGGAATCTCGCCGCCTGCACCGCTGTACGCTACGCCGTGGCCCAGGAGGGTGAACTTTCCGGAGACGGCGTTCGTGAGATTGGTGCCGGCGACGCTTATGTCGATCGCACCCACGGCGCGTCCGAAGGCAGCGTTGACGATGCCGAACGGTGCGGCGTTCAGCTCGTTGTTGCGCCCGCGATAGATCCCGTTCAGCGCGGCGTGCCAAGCCCCGCGTCGCCAGGTGGCATCGAACGACGCTTGCTGCTGAGGAATATCGAGAAACTGCTCGCCGTTGACGAGGCTTCCGCCCGACGTCGGATTCGAAACGGTCGGAGGCAAATTCTCCGGATATGCGACGTTCACGCCGTACGACAACCGCGCGGTGAAGTCGCCGAATCGGCGGGTCGCACGAATCTCCCATCCTTCATAGACCGCGTCTCCGACGTTGATCGGATACTCGACGCACGGCGGCGAGCCGCTCGAACACGCGCCCGACGTCGCCCGAGCCAGGGGATAGACGTTTTCGATCGGCTGGCGCAGGTTGGTCCGATAGACGGACGCGTCGAGCTGAGCGTCGGCGAGGCGCTTCGAATACCCTAGCTCGTATTCGGTTGCGCGCTCCGGCTGTTCGTTCGGATTCCCTTGGCCGACGTACACCCCGTTGACATCGCGCGGAAGGGCCGCCAGCGGAAAGACGTACCGCTCGACGAGCAAGGGCGCCCGGAATCCCGTCCCGACCGACGCGTGAAGCGCCGACGACGACCCGAGATCGTATGCGATGCCTAAGCGACCGTCAAGGCTCGTTCCGAAGGTCGAGTAATCCGAAAGATACGCGCCGCCCTCGAGGTGGACGCGCTCCACCGGCGATATCTCGCCGCGCGCGAAGTAACTGTGCATCTCCTGCGTGAGCGTCGTCCCGATAAAATCGCCGAAGAGCGACTCATGGCGAACGTAACCGCCGAACGCGACGACGTAATCGTCCCCGTCGCGCTCCCACGAGAGTCCGAGGTTTCCGCGACGGTCGGTGTGCGTCACGTCGTACGGCGAGATGCCCGAGCCCGTAAAGCTAAGGCTGTCGTCGTCGGCGCTTGCGTCGGCAACGACCGTTCCCGCACCGAGCGGAAAACGCGCGCGAAGATCGTACGCGCGCAGATCTTGGCCAAAAACGGCATTTCCCGGACCGACGAAGTACGCTCCCGGCCCCTGGGCGTTTGGGAAGACGGGCGCGTTCTCGCTCCCGCTCATGTCCCGCAGGTCGCCCAGCGTGAAGATGCGCAACGCCACGTCGGAGCGTTGCGACAGATTCTCGTCGAGGTTCAGCAGCGCCGAACGCTGGGTCGACGTCGATCCAAGATGCACGGCCTTCGGTCCGAGGCATCGCGAGCCGGCCGCGAGCGCCGCGTCGTAACCTCCCGCACAGAGCGTGACGCCCTGGTCGACATAGCCGTCCGCGTGCGTGTCGTCGAGGGCGAGCGCGTACCCGAGGCTTCCTTGCGTTCCCGTCGCGTTCGTCCAAACCTCGCTTCTGCCAAACGACCCGAGCGATGCGGAGAGGGCCGCATGCGCTTGCAGCGTCGGGCGCAGCGAGAAGAGGTTCACCGCTCCTCCGAAGGTGTTGCTTCCCTGGAGGTCGATCGGCCCGAGCCCTTCGCTGATCTCGATTCCGCTGAACGCCGATGCTGGAAGCTGCGAGACGTCGACGTCGCCCGTATTGCCGTCATTGAGGATCTGACCGTCGAGCATCACCAGCGTCTCCGACGGGTCGGGGCCGCGCAGCGCGATGGGGACCGGCGCCGTCGATGCGCCTCCGTCGGGGCGAGCAAACGTGACCGACGGAACGTCGGCCAATGCTTGGATCACGCGATCGAAGCCGAGTTGGTCGATCTGTGCGCGCCCGATCTCGATGTTCGGTACGAACTGGTGAACGTTCGTCAGCGCGCCGTTGACGCGAACGGTCCCGATCGTTCGTAGCGCGGGCGTGTCGGCTACGACGAGCCCGACGTCGATCCGCTGATCCCCGTCGACCGCGATCGGCCCCACCTCGACGCTACGAAAGCCCTGCGCGACGACGACGAGCGTAACCGGCCCGGGAGGTGTCTGAATCGAAAACGTGCCGGTCGCGCCGGTCCGAGCGTGCACCGTCGCGCGCCGCTCGAGGATGGTCACCGACGCGCCTGCGACCGAAGCCCCGGAGACGGCGTGCACGTAGCCGTGCAGCAGACAGCACGTCGCGATCAGAAAGCCCACTCGCGGATACTACGCATAGAAGGACGCGGGGCCTGCGAGGCCGCTATGAGATCGGCCGTTAGCGGCGTTGGTCTTGATCGAGGAGGTCGGAGAGCCGCCACGCGCATTCGGCGGTGAGATCGCGCAGATCGAGCAGCACCTCCAGCAAGAGCGCTTCGTGCGCGCGCTGCGTCGCCGCTTCTGCGTATGCGCTCTCGATTGCTTCGCGTGCGCGCGGCGACTGCCCGAAGCGTCTCATCACGGCTCTCGCGACTTTCGAAGGTCCAGCAAGAGAATGTCGTCGGACGAACAGCCGCAGTGATGCGCGATCCGACGCAAAATGGTTGCGGACGGCACCATCCTTCCGCGTTCGTACTCGCTCCACGTGACGGGATGGATTCCGACGGCGGCAGACGCCTGCTTCTGCGTCTCGCCTCGCAGGACACGCCACTCCCGT
This portion of the Candidatus Dormiibacterota bacterium genome encodes:
- a CDS encoding TonB-dependent receptor, giving the protein MGFLIATCCLLHGYVHAVSGASVAGASVTILERRATVHARTGATGTFSIQTPPGPVTLVVVAQGFRSVEVGPIAVDGDQRIDVGLVVADTPALRTIGTVRVNGALTNVHQFVPNIEIGRAQIDQLGFDRVIQALADVPSVTFARPDGGASTAPVPIALRGPDPSETLVMLDGQILNDGNTGDVDVSQLPASAFSGIEISEGLGPIDLQGSNTFGGAVNLFSLRPTLQAHAALSASLGSFGRSEVWTNATGTQGSLGYALALDDTHADGYVDQGVTLCAGGYDAALAAGSRCLGPKAVHLGSTSTQRSALLNLDENLSQRSDVALRIFTLGDLRDMSGSENAPVFPNAQGPGAYFVGPGNAVFGQDLRAYDLRARFPLGAGTVVADASADDDSLSFTGSGISPYDVTHTDRRGNLGLSWERDGDDYVVAFGGYVRHESLFGDFIGTTLTQEMHSYFARGEISPVERVHLEGGAYLSDYSTFGTSLDGRLGIAYDLGSSSALHASVGTGFRAPLLVERYVFPLAALPRDVNGVYVGQGNPNEQPERATEYELGYSKRLADAQLDASVYRTNLRQPIENVYPLARATSGACSSGSPPCVEYPINVGDAVYEGWEIRATRRFGDFTARLSYGVNVAYPENLPPTVSNPTSGGSLVNGEQFLDIPQQQASFDATWRRGAWHAALNGIYRGRNNELNAAPFGIVNAAFGRAVGAIDISVAGTNLTNAVSGKFTLLGHGVAYSGAGGEIPTNLYAVEPTGFRVIVTARR
- a CDS encoding ABC transporter ATP-binding protein, encoding MSFSVAAGSTLAVVGPSGAGKSTLLRVVAGLLAAQRGEVVLDGSALDALPARLRRIALVFQDDALFPTMSVRENLAFALRRGAPPSRVEQIAVALHVEVHLERRPRELSGGERQRVSLARALLSDPLALLLDEPLAHLDPALRGRVRDAMRDLRGRFGGPVVYVTHDHAEAMMIADVLAVLVDGHLEDCGPPQRVYDAPATLRAASAVGVPPMNVLRDGSWIVGIRPERVCVVADGSLRGPVERWESVGADAYVHVRTNRGLVSARVPVERTYARGDVVALHFPADHVRRFDATSGAAIP